From a region of the Bradyrhizobium diazoefficiens genome:
- a CDS encoding lytic murein transglycosylase, protein MLQTRLAIAAVTLAALSAPASAQLLPQPIRPAAPKATAPSPRAAACHNGASFDRFLADVKQQAVAAGVSQRTIVEASPYLVYDQGIVNRDRGQRVFGQLFTEFAGRMAASYRMQNGQQHIKKYAAAFARAEKEYGVPPAVIAAFWGLESDFGANMGNLPTLKSLVSLAYDCRRSEMFVGETIAALKIIDRGDLQPDEMIGSWAGELGQTQFLPVHYVNYAVDYDGDGRRDLLRSGADVIGSTANYIANGLKWRRGEPWLEEIKVPPNLPWDKTDLTVREPRSTWAQLGVTYPDGRPLPNDNLAGSVLLPMGRFGPAFMAYANFAAYTEWNNSLIYSTTAGYLASRIAGAAPMRKPIQPIPQLPFKELKELQQLLVRAGFNVGKVDGVLGQQSRAAVKAMQIKFGLPADSWPTAELLARMRGGTAQAQPQATIR, encoded by the coding sequence ATGCTCCAGACCCGACTTGCGATCGCGGCCGTCACTCTCGCTGCGCTGTCCGCTCCCGCCTCCGCCCAGCTCTTGCCGCAGCCCATCAGGCCCGCTGCCCCCAAGGCGACCGCCCCCTCGCCGCGAGCGGCGGCGTGCCACAATGGCGCGAGCTTCGACCGCTTCCTGGCCGACGTGAAGCAGCAGGCCGTCGCGGCCGGCGTGTCGCAGCGGACGATCGTGGAGGCCTCGCCCTATCTCGTCTACGACCAGGGCATCGTCAACCGCGACCGCGGCCAGCGCGTGTTCGGCCAGCTCTTCACCGAATTCGCCGGCCGCATGGCCGCGTCCTATCGCATGCAGAACGGCCAGCAGCACATCAAGAAATACGCCGCCGCATTCGCGCGCGCCGAGAAAGAGTATGGCGTGCCGCCGGCGGTGATCGCCGCGTTCTGGGGGCTGGAGAGCGACTTCGGCGCCAACATGGGCAATCTGCCAACGCTGAAATCGCTGGTGTCGCTCGCCTATGACTGCCGCCGCTCCGAGATGTTCGTGGGCGAGACGATCGCCGCGCTGAAGATCATCGACCGCGGCGATCTGCAGCCCGACGAGATGATCGGCTCCTGGGCCGGCGAACTCGGACAGACGCAGTTCCTGCCCGTGCATTACGTCAATTACGCCGTCGACTATGATGGCGACGGACGGCGCGACCTGTTGCGCTCGGGAGCCGACGTGATCGGCTCGACCGCGAACTACATCGCCAATGGCTTGAAGTGGCGGCGCGGCGAGCCGTGGCTGGAAGAGATCAAGGTGCCGCCGAACCTGCCGTGGGACAAGACCGATCTCACGGTGCGGGAGCCGCGCTCGACATGGGCGCAGCTAGGGGTCACCTATCCCGACGGCCGTCCTCTGCCGAACGACAATCTTGCCGGCTCCGTGCTGCTGCCGATGGGACGCTTCGGGCCGGCCTTCATGGCGTACGCGAATTTCGCGGCCTACACCGAGTGGAATAACTCGCTGATCTATTCGACCACGGCGGGCTATCTCGCCTCGCGCATTGCGGGCGCAGCCCCCATGCGCAAGCCGATCCAACCGATCCCGCAACTGCCGTTCAAAGAGCTCAAGGAATTGCAGCAGCTCCTGGTGCGCGCCGGCTTCAATGTCGGCAAGGTCGACGGCGTGCTGGGCCAGCAGAGCCGCGCCGCCGTGAAGGCGATGCAGATCAAGTTCGGCCTGCCAGCCGATTCCTGGCCGACCGCGGAGCTGCTCGCCCGCATGCGCGGCGGTACGGCGCAGGCGCAGCCTCAAGCGACGAT
- the htpX gene encoding zinc metalloprotease HtpX, giving the protein MNYLRTAMLLAGLTALFMGVGYLIGGASGAVIALVIAAATNLFTYWNSDRMVLSMYGAHEVDRASAPELVGLVAELAGRAGLPMPRVFLMDQPQPNAFATGRNPDNAAVAVTTGLMRQLSREELAGVIAHELAHIKHHDTLLMTVTATIAGAISMLAQFGMFFGGNRDNNNGLGIVGSILMMILAPLGAMLVQMAISRTREYAADNLGARIAGQPMWLASALVKIEGAAHQVPNYEAERNPATAHMFIINPLSGHGMDNLFATHPSTQNRIAALQQLAAELGTQAAPSVGANENYPPRGPWGRSSSRGPSRGPWG; this is encoded by the coding sequence ATGAACTATCTTCGTACCGCAATGCTGCTTGCAGGCCTCACCGCCCTGTTCATGGGCGTCGGCTATCTGATCGGCGGTGCCTCGGGCGCGGTGATCGCGCTCGTCATTGCCGCCGCGACCAATCTTTTCACCTACTGGAACTCCGACCGCATGGTGCTCTCGATGTACGGCGCCCATGAGGTCGACCGTGCCAGCGCACCGGAACTGGTCGGGCTCGTTGCCGAGCTTGCGGGCCGCGCGGGCTTGCCGATGCCGCGGGTGTTCCTGATGGATCAGCCGCAGCCCAACGCGTTCGCGACCGGACGAAACCCGGACAATGCCGCGGTTGCCGTCACCACCGGCCTGATGCGCCAGCTCAGCCGCGAGGAGCTCGCCGGCGTGATCGCGCACGAGCTCGCTCATATCAAGCATCACGATACGCTGCTGATGACTGTTACCGCGACCATCGCGGGCGCGATCTCCATGCTGGCGCAGTTCGGGATGTTCTTTGGCGGCAATCGCGACAACAACAATGGTCTGGGCATCGTCGGCTCGATCCTGATGATGATCCTCGCGCCGCTCGGCGCCATGCTGGTGCAGATGGCGATCAGCCGGACGCGTGAATATGCCGCGGACAATCTCGGTGCGCGCATCGCGGGACAACCGATGTGGCTGGCCTCCGCGCTGGTGAAGATCGAGGGCGCCGCGCATCAGGTTCCGAACTATGAGGCCGAGCGAAACCCCGCGACGGCGCACATGTTCATCATCAATCCGCTGTCGGGCCATGGGATGGACAATCTGTTCGCCACCCATCCCTCGACGCAGAACCGCATCGCGGCGCTTCAGCAGCTCGCGGCTGAACTCGGCACGCAGGCCGCGCCATCGGTCGGCGCCAACGAAAATTATCCGCCGCGCGGCCCGTGGGGCCGCTCGTCATCTCGTGGTCCCTCGCGAGGTCCTTGGGGCTGA
- a CDS encoding tetratricopeptide repeat protein yields MTRTAVLLLIVLCVLIGLSAHMVVNCGDEDDPDICSAVIGFSPLRGSLIAFAYEGRGRIALRHGDFRRAIADFDEAIHLNPNRAALYRDRGLARHQNDDLELAIADYDEAIAHDPRLAAPYRQRGLALAATGDFDRAILSYNTAVRLDPSDAEARLDRGLAFLARGQADDARADFEAALALSGGKDGRAREAARARLAELVSAEATRLAAPGR; encoded by the coding sequence ATGACCAGAACTGCCGTACTATTGCTGATTGTCCTTTGCGTGCTCATCGGCCTGTCCGCGCACATGGTCGTCAATTGCGGCGACGAGGACGATCCCGACATCTGCTCGGCCGTGATCGGCTTCTCGCCGCTGCGCGGCTCGCTGATCGCCTTTGCCTATGAGGGGCGCGGACGGATCGCGCTGCGTCATGGCGACTTCAGGCGGGCGATCGCCGATTTCGACGAGGCCATTCACCTCAATCCCAACCGCGCTGCGCTCTATCGAGACCGCGGGCTCGCGCGCCATCAGAACGACGATCTCGAACTCGCCATCGCCGACTATGACGAGGCGATCGCGCATGATCCCAGGCTCGCCGCGCCGTATCGCCAGCGTGGTCTCGCGCTCGCCGCCACGGGCGATTTCGATCGCGCCATCCTCAGCTACAACACGGCGGTGCGACTCGATCCCTCGGATGCAGAGGCCCGCCTCGACCGTGGCCTGGCGTTCCTTGCCCGTGGCCAGGCCGACGACGCGCGCGCCGATTTCGAGGCGGCGCTGGCGCTGTCCGGCGGCAAGGACGGCCGCGCGCGCGAAGCTGCGCGCGCCAGGCTCGCCGAACTCGTGAGCGCCGAGGCGACCCGGCTCGCCGCGCCGGGAAGGTGA
- a CDS encoding antibiotic biosynthesis monooxygenase produces the protein MYAAIRQAKAKSGSAEELARRIKDGAVPIISDVDGFRAYYVVYAGDDTVTAISIFDKFEQAEEANRRAIAWIEKDLGPLLAGHASAAAGPVIVHTLA, from the coding sequence ATGTATGCCGCCATCCGTCAGGCCAAGGCGAAGAGCGGAAGCGCTGAAGAGCTGGCGCGCCGCATCAAGGACGGCGCCGTTCCGATCATCAGCGACGTCGACGGTTTCCGCGCCTATTACGTCGTCTATGCCGGCGACGACACGGTTACCGCGATCTCGATTTTCGACAAGTTCGAGCAGGCCGAGGAGGCGAACAGGCGCGCGATCGCCTGGATCGAGAAGGATCTCGGCCCACTGCTCGCGGGGCATGCCAGCGCGGCGGCCGGGCCGGTGATCGTGCATACGCTGGCGTAG
- a CDS encoding short-chain fatty acyl-CoA regulator family protein has product MPASSGKKLFVGPRFRRVRQQLGLSQTQIAEGLGISPSYVNLIERNQRPVTAQILLRLAETYDLDLRDLATADEDRFFAELNEIFSDPLFRQIDVPKQELRDLAELCPGVTHALQRLYAAYTEARQGETLAAAQMADRDVGTRYEANPVERVRELIEANRNYFPELEQAAETLRDELNVPAEGLYAALAARLREKHSIQTRIMPVDVMRETLRRFDRHRRQLLISELVDPPGRAFQLAFQLGLGECAQHLESIIGRAGPLDDAPRRLFRITLGNYFAAAVMMPYPAFLAAAEALNYDIHVLAQRFNSGFEQVCHRLTTLQRPNARGIPFFLLRVDNAGNVSKRFSSGTFPFSKFGGTCPLWNVHSTFDTPDRLLKQVIELSDGTRYFSIAQMVRRPVAPHPLPQPRFAIGLGCEIRHAARLTYAAGMDLEKTEGTPIGVNCRLCERENCAQRAEPPITRTLILDETTRRVSSFAFSNAREL; this is encoded by the coding sequence ATGCCTGCCAGTTCCGGCAAGAAACTCTTCGTCGGCCCGCGCTTCCGGAGGGTCCGGCAGCAATTGGGGCTATCGCAGACCCAGATCGCCGAGGGGCTCGGGATCTCGCCGAGCTATGTTAACCTGATCGAGCGCAACCAGCGCCCGGTGACGGCGCAGATCCTGCTGCGGCTGGCCGAGACCTATGACCTCGATTTGCGCGATCTCGCCACCGCCGACGAGGACCGCTTCTTCGCCGAGCTCAACGAGATCTTCTCCGATCCCCTGTTTCGCCAGATCGACGTTCCCAAGCAGGAGCTGCGCGATCTCGCCGAACTCTGCCCCGGCGTCACCCATGCGCTGCAGCGGCTCTACGCCGCCTACACCGAGGCCCGCCAGGGCGAGACGCTGGCGGCAGCCCAGATGGCCGACCGCGACGTCGGCACGCGCTATGAGGCCAATCCGGTCGAACGGGTGCGTGAACTGATCGAGGCCAACCGCAACTATTTTCCGGAGCTCGAGCAGGCCGCGGAAACCCTTCGGGATGAGTTGAACGTCCCGGCCGAGGGACTCTATGCAGCGCTCGCAGCGCGGCTGCGTGAGAAGCATTCGATCCAGACCCGCATCATGCCGGTCGACGTGATGCGCGAGACGCTTCGGCGGTTCGATCGCCATCGCCGCCAGTTGCTGATCTCCGAGCTGGTCGACCCGCCCGGCCGCGCCTTCCAGCTCGCCTTCCAGCTCGGCTTGGGGGAATGCGCACAGCATCTGGAGAGCATCATCGGCCGGGCCGGACCGCTCGACGACGCGCCGCGCCGCCTGTTCCGCATCACGCTCGGCAACTACTTTGCGGCAGCCGTGATGATGCCCTACCCCGCATTCCTGGCCGCGGCGGAAGCACTCAACTACGACATCCACGTGCTGGCACAGCGCTTCAATTCCGGCTTCGAGCAGGTCTGTCACCGGCTCACCACTCTGCAGCGGCCTAACGCGCGCGGCATTCCGTTCTTTCTCTTGCGCGTCGACAATGCCGGCAACGTCTCCAAGCGTTTCTCCTCCGGCACCTTCCCGTTCTCGAAGTTCGGCGGCACCTGTCCGCTGTGGAACGTGCACTCGACTTTCGACACGCCCGATCGCCTGCTCAAGCAGGTGATCGAGCTCTCCGACGGCACGCGCTATTTTTCGATCGCGCAGATGGTGCGCCGCCCAGTCGCGCCGCACCCGCTGCCGCAACCGCGCTTCGCCATCGGCCTCGGCTGCGAGATCCGCCACGCCGCGCGCCTGACCTACGCCGCCGGCATGGACCTCGAGAAGACGGAGGGCACGCCGATCGGTGTCAATTGCCGCCTGTGCGAGCGTGAAAACTGCGCCCAGCGCGCCGAGCCGCCGATCACGCGCACGCTGATCCTGGACGAGACGACAAGAAGGGTGTCGAGCTTCGCGTTCTCGAATGCTCGGGAGTTGTGA
- a CDS encoding isocitrate lyase: MNYQPRGISTLQGPGSYQNEIEAAQALLQTQPTWNGVTAEAVARMRLQNRFKTGLDVARYTAALMRADMAAYDNDPTKYTQSLGCWHGFIAQQKLISVKKHFGGKTDRTYLYLSGWMIAALRSEFGPLPDQSMHEKTSVPALIEELYTFLRQADSRELNDIFRLLDKARKEGDKTREKELIAKIDNFQTHVVPVIADIDAGFGNAEATYLLAKKMIEAGACALQIENQVSDEKQCGHQDGKVTVPHDVFLAKIRACRHAFLELGVEDGVVVTRTDSLGAGLTQQIAVSHKPGDLGDQYNSFLDCEEVTAENAKNGDVIINRNGKMMRPKRLPSNLYQFRPGTGEDRCVLDCITSLQNGADLLWIETEKPHIEQIAKMVDRIRKVVPNAKLAYNNSPSFNWTLNFRWQVYDAMKEAGKDVSKYNRAELMKAEYDDTPLAKEADERIRTFQADSAKRAGIFHHLITLPTYHTAALSTDNLAREYFGEQGMLGYVKNVQRAEIRQGIACVRHQNMAGSDIGDDHKEYFAGEAALKAGGAHNTMNQFG; the protein is encoded by the coding sequence ATGAACTACCAGCCACGCGGCATCAGCACCCTTCAGGGCCCGGGTTCGTATCAGAACGAGATCGAGGCGGCCCAGGCGCTCCTTCAGACCCAGCCGACCTGGAACGGGGTGACGGCCGAGGCCGTCGCACGCATGCGCCTCCAGAACCGCTTCAAGACCGGCCTCGACGTCGCCCGCTACACCGCGGCCCTGATGCGGGCCGACATGGCGGCCTATGACAACGACCCGACCAAATACACCCAGTCGCTGGGCTGCTGGCACGGCTTCATCGCCCAGCAGAAGCTGATCTCGGTCAAGAAGCATTTCGGCGGCAAGACCGATCGCACCTATCTCTACCTCTCGGGCTGGATGATCGCGGCGCTGCGCTCCGAGTTCGGCCCGCTGCCCGACCAGTCGATGCATGAGAAGACCTCGGTGCCGGCCCTGATTGAGGAGCTCTACACCTTCCTGCGTCAGGCGGATTCCCGTGAGCTCAATGACATCTTCCGCCTCCTCGACAAGGCGCGCAAGGAAGGCGACAAGACCAGGGAGAAGGAGTTGATTGCAAAGATCGACAACTTCCAGACCCACGTCGTCCCCGTCATTGCCGACATCGACGCCGGCTTCGGCAACGCCGAGGCGACCTATCTGCTCGCCAAGAAGATGATCGAAGCGGGCGCCTGTGCGCTCCAGATCGAGAACCAGGTCTCGGACGAGAAGCAGTGCGGCCACCAGGACGGCAAGGTCACGGTGCCGCATGACGTCTTCCTCGCGAAGATCCGCGCCTGCCGCCACGCCTTCCTCGAGCTCGGCGTCGAAGACGGCGTCGTCGTGACCCGCACCGATTCGCTCGGCGCCGGGCTGACGCAGCAGATCGCCGTCAGTCACAAGCCCGGCGATCTCGGCGACCAATACAACAGCTTCCTGGATTGCGAGGAAGTGACGGCGGAGAACGCCAAAAACGGCGACGTCATCATCAACCGCAACGGCAAGATGATGCGCCCGAAGCGGCTGCCCTCCAATCTCTATCAGTTCCGTCCGGGCACCGGCGAAGACCGCTGCGTGCTGGACTGCATCACCTCGCTGCAGAACGGCGCGGACCTGCTCTGGATCGAGACCGAGAAGCCGCATATCGAGCAGATCGCCAAGATGGTCGATCGCATCCGCAAGGTCGTCCCGAACGCGAAGCTGGCCTACAACAACTCGCCGTCCTTCAACTGGACGCTGAACTTCCGTTGGCAGGTCTACGACGCGATGAAGGAAGCCGGCAAGGACGTCAGCAAGTACAACCGTGCCGAGCTGATGAAGGCGGAGTACGACGACACGCCGCTGGCGAAGGAAGCCGACGAGCGCATCCGCACCTTCCAGGCGGATTCGGCCAAGCGCGCCGGCATCTTCCACCACCTGATCACGTTGCCGACCTATCACACGGCGGCGCTCTCGACCGACAATCTGGCGCGGGAGTATTTCGGCGAACAGGGCATGCTCGGCTACGTCAAGAACGTCCAGCGCGCCGAGATCCGTCAGGGCATCGCCTGCGTGAGACATCAGAACATGGCCGGCTCCGACATCGGCGACGATCACAAGGAATACTTCGCCGGCGAGGCTGCCCTGAAGGCGGGCGGCGCTCACAACACCATGAACCAGTTCGGCTAA
- a CDS encoding metallophosphoesterase, translating to MAPFTLAHLSDPHLAPLPKPRLIELAGKRALGYVNWTRNRHKYQRREVLDALVADMKAQAPDHIAVTGDLVNLALEAEFAPALAWLESVGPPDRVTAIPGNHDAYVSATRHRFGETFLHYIAADTPGAAAFPAVRRRGPLALISLSTAVPTLPLMATGTLGRDQLASLEEVLERFAAEDVFRVLLVHHPLKSDARQKRMTDAADLLALLRRHGVELILHGHDHIHSTIWVEGPNGNIPALGVPSASALAHGRYPAAAYNLLRIEKDNAGWRCEQTVRGLGAGFQIGQIKHVRLI from the coding sequence CTGGCTCCCTTCACGCTCGCCCATCTGTCCGATCCGCATCTAGCGCCCCTGCCGAAGCCGCGGCTGATCGAGCTCGCGGGCAAGCGCGCGCTCGGCTACGTCAACTGGACGCGCAACCGCCACAAATACCAGCGCCGCGAGGTGCTCGACGCGCTGGTCGCCGACATGAAGGCGCAGGCGCCCGACCACATCGCGGTGACGGGCGATCTCGTCAACCTCGCACTGGAGGCGGAATTCGCGCCGGCCTTGGCCTGGCTCGAAAGCGTCGGCCCGCCCGACCGCGTCACCGCGATTCCCGGCAATCACGACGCCTATGTCAGCGCGACGCGTCATCGCTTCGGCGAGACGTTCCTGCACTACATCGCCGCGGATACACCCGGCGCCGCGGCCTTCCCCGCCGTACGCCGGCGCGGGCCGCTCGCGCTGATCAGCCTGTCGACGGCGGTGCCCACCCTGCCGCTGATGGCGACAGGCACGCTCGGGCGCGATCAGCTCGCCTCGCTCGAAGAGGTCCTCGAACGGTTCGCGGCCGAGGACGTGTTCCGCGTGCTGCTGGTGCATCATCCATTGAAATCCGACGCGCGCCAGAAGCGGATGACGGACGCCGCCGATCTGTTGGCGCTGCTCAGGCGGCACGGCGTCGAGCTGATCCTGCACGGGCACGACCACATTCATTCGACGATATGGGTCGAAGGCCCCAACGGCAACATTCCCGCACTCGGCGTGCCCTCGGCCTCCGCACTCGCGCACGGGCGCTATCCGGCGGCGGCTTATAATCTGCTCAGAATCGAGAAGGACAATGCCGGCTGGCGCTGCGAGCAGACGGTGCGGGGGCTCGGGGCGGGGTTTCAAATCGGGCAGATCAAGCATGTGAGGTTGATTTAG
- a CDS encoding NUDIX domain-containing protein: MGERLDSVRRKAEPLLRRFFHAYFLVVRGMTLGVRAVVLDADDRVFLVRHSYVSGWHLPGGGVDFGETMEQAMRRELKEEGDIDLTGAAALHGIFLNSHVSRRDHVAVYVVRQFRQDCLPEPNREIVESGFFAITALPEGTTRGTRLRIAEVLDGRPLIATWR, from the coding sequence ATGGGAGAACGACTGGACAGTGTCCGACGAAAAGCCGAGCCTCTGCTGCGGCGATTCTTCCATGCCTATTTCCTCGTTGTCCGCGGCATGACGCTTGGCGTCCGCGCCGTGGTGCTGGACGCGGACGACCGGGTGTTCCTGGTCAGGCACAGCTATGTCAGCGGCTGGCATTTGCCCGGCGGGGGCGTCGACTTCGGCGAGACCATGGAGCAAGCGATGCGGCGCGAGCTCAAGGAGGAGGGCGACATCGACCTCACCGGAGCAGCCGCGCTGCACGGCATCTTCCTCAACAGCCACGTCTCGCGCCGCGACCACGTCGCGGTCTATGTGGTCAGGCAGTTCAGGCAGGACTGCCTGCCCGAGCCCAACCGCGAGATCGTCGAATCCGGGTTCTTCGCGATCACGGCGCTGCCTGAGGGGACGACGCGAGGGACGCGGCTGCGGATCGCGGAAGTGCTTGACGGCCGGCCCTTGATTGCGACGTGGCGCTGA
- a CDS encoding glycosyltransferase family 2 protein produces MISTQLRIAVLMPCYNEEAAVATVVADFRKALPSAAIYVYDNNSRDRTAAVAREAGAIVRSEHRQGKGHVVRRMFADVEADVYVLVDGDATYDAPSAPRMIDRLLDDHLDMVVGLRVDQIQAAYRLGHRTGNRMLTGFLASIFGHTFKDILSGYRVFSRRFVKSFPVLSDGFEIETELAVYALELSLPVAEIETPYYARPEGSFSKLNTWRDGFRILGTMLKLYRSERPLRFFTVIGILLALASVILAIPIVITFIETGLVPRLPTAVLSMGLMIMALLSLSSGLVLDTVTRGRREMKMLAYLSQPALKRN; encoded by the coding sequence ATGATCTCGACGCAACTTCGCATCGCGGTGCTGATGCCCTGCTACAACGAGGAAGCGGCGGTCGCGACCGTCGTTGCCGATTTCCGCAAGGCGCTGCCCTCGGCCGCGATCTACGTCTATGACAACAATTCGCGCGACCGTACCGCGGCCGTCGCGCGCGAAGCGGGCGCGATCGTGCGCAGTGAGCACCGGCAAGGCAAGGGTCACGTCGTGCGCCGGATGTTCGCCGACGTCGAGGCCGACGTCTATGTGCTGGTCGACGGCGATGCCACCTACGACGCGCCGAGCGCACCACGCATGATCGACAGGCTGCTCGATGATCATCTCGACATGGTGGTCGGCCTTCGCGTCGATCAGATCCAGGCCGCCTACCGGCTCGGCCATCGCACCGGCAACCGTATGTTGACCGGCTTCCTGGCGTCGATCTTCGGTCACACCTTCAAGGATATCCTGTCCGGCTACCGGGTGTTCTCACGGCGCTTCGTCAAATCCTTCCCCGTCCTCTCCGACGGCTTCGAGATCGAGACCGAGCTCGCGGTCTATGCGCTGGAGCTGTCGCTGCCGGTCGCCGAGATCGAGACCCCCTATTATGCGCGCCCCGAAGGCTCGTTCTCCAAGCTCAACACCTGGCGCGACGGGTTTCGCATCCTCGGCACCATGCTGAAGCTCTACCGTTCGGAGCGGCCGTTGCGCTTCTTCACGGTGATCGGAATCCTGCTGGCGCTGGCCTCGGTGATCCTCGCGATCCCGATCGTGATAACCTTCATCGAGACCGGCCTCGTCCCACGCTTGCCCACCGCCGTGCTGTCGATGGGCCTGATGATCATGGCCCTGCTCTCGCTGTCGTCGGGGCTGGTGCTCGACACGGTGACGCGAGGGCGGCGAGAGATGAAGATGTTGGCCTACCTGTCCCAACCGGCGTTGAAAAGGAACTGA
- a CDS encoding N-acetyltransferase, whose protein sequence is MTDLSLTILPEAAGDAQAIERLHERTFGPGRFVLSAYRIREHVDHLLELSFTARIGTLLVGSVRQLPVLVGDTPALLLGPLTVEPPFRGRGVGRLLMERALKDAKAKGHRLVLLVGDEPYYSRVGFKPVPKGRVTMPGPVDAARILMFELVDGAFEGVSGPVGPDWSKARGS, encoded by the coding sequence ATGACCGATCTCTCACTGACCATCCTTCCCGAGGCCGCCGGCGACGCTCAGGCGATCGAGCGGCTGCATGAACGCACTTTCGGTCCCGGCCGCTTCGTGCTTAGCGCCTACCGGATTCGCGAGCATGTCGACCATCTGCTCGAATTGTCCTTTACCGCCCGCATCGGCACACTGCTGGTCGGCTCGGTCAGGCAATTGCCGGTGCTGGTCGGTGATACGCCCGCGCTGCTGCTGGGGCCGCTCACGGTCGAGCCGCCGTTCCGCGGCCGCGGGGTCGGCCGTCTGTTGATGGAGCGCGCGCTCAAGGACGCGAAGGCGAAAGGCCACCGTCTCGTGCTGCTGGTCGGCGACGAGCCCTATTACAGCCGTGTCGGCTTCAAGCCGGTCCCCAAGGGCCGCGTCACCATGCCGGGTCCGGTCGACGCCGCGCGCATCTTGATGTTCGAGCTTGTCGACGGCGCGTTCGAAGGCGTGTCGGGCCCGGTCGGCCCCGACTGGAGCAAGGCGCGGGGGTCGTAG
- a CDS encoding DUF2200 domain-containing protein: protein MAKHRICTTSFASVYPLYVAKAEKKGRTKAEVDQIISWLTGYGRKELEAQLAKRTDFETFFAEAPPINPARGLIKGVVCDVRVETIAEPTMREIRCLDKLIDELAHGKAMDKILREA from the coding sequence ATGGCAAAACACCGTATTTGCACCACAAGCTTCGCAAGCGTGTACCCGCTTTACGTGGCGAAGGCAGAGAAGAAGGGGCGCACCAAGGCCGAGGTGGATCAGATCATCTCATGGTTGACCGGCTATGGTCGCAAGGAGCTGGAAGCACAGCTCGCCAAGCGGACCGATTTTGAAACCTTCTTTGCAGAGGCCCCTCCCATCAATCCTGCACGCGGTCTCATCAAGGGCGTGGTTTGCGATGTCCGTGTCGAGACCATCGCCGAGCCCACGATGCGTGAAATTCGTTGCCTGGATAAGTTGATCGACGAGTTGGCGCACGGCAAGGCCATGGACAAGATCTTGCGGGAAGCCTGA